A region of the Thiomicrorhabdus sp. genome:
GTTCAAAGTTCAGATGTTTATACGCATGTGATGTCGCCATTCGGCCTCTTGGCGTTCTCACTAAAAAACCTTGTTGAACCAAGAATGGCTCAATTACATCTTCAATAGTACCACGCTCTTCACCCAAAGCTGTTGCCATACTATCTATACCAACCGGCCCGCCGTCAAACTTATGAATTAAGGTTTCTAAAAAACGTCTATCCATTTTATCTAAACCAAGTGTATCTACTTCTAATAAATTCAGAGCAGAATCGGCTATAGCTTGAGTAATAATGCCATCGCCTTTTACTTGTGCAAAATCTCGTACACGTCTTAACAGTCTATTGGCAATACGAGGTGTACCACGAGAACGGCGAGCAACTTCCTGAGCACCTTCTAGTTCTGAATGCATACCTAAGATATGCGAAGAACGTGTCACAATTTGAGTGAGTTCTTCATGGGTATAAAATTCTAAACGTTGTACCAATCCAAATCGATCACGCAGTGGCGAAGTTAATAAGCCAGCTCTTGTAGTCGCTCCCACTAAGGTAAATGGCGGAAGATCGATTTTTACACTTTGTGCCGCT
Encoded here:
- the ruvB gene encoding Holliday junction branch migration DNA helicase RuvB translates to MIETDRIIGSQEVADDIYTAPSVRPQQINEYIGQQSVREQLQLSMDAAKMRGEALDHVLLYGPPGLGKTTLSNIIAQEMGVTLRQTSGPVIEKPGDLAAILTRLEPHDVLFVDEIHRLSPIVEEVLYPAMEDFQIDIVIGDGPAAQSVKIDLPPFTLVGATTRAGLLTSPLRDRFGLVQRLEFYTHEELTQIVTRSSHILGMHSELEGAQEVARRSRGTPRIANRLLRRVRDFAQVKGDGIITQAIADSALNLLEVDTLGLDKMDRRFLETLIHKFDGGPVGIDSMATALGEERGTIEDVIEPFLVQQGFLVRTPRGRMATSHAYKHLNFEQIAE